One window of the Arthrobacter sp. zg-Y919 genome contains the following:
- a CDS encoding nucleoside/nucleotide kinase family protein has translation MNGSIQLPEGLAERLTGLARTSAGTVVVGVAGAPGAGKTTLAEALVRELNGGVPDVEQHRFAHVPMDGFHLSDRELTRLGLLNRKGAPETFDAYGYAALLERLRSPRTAVVYAPGFERTLEQPLAGDIPVFPAAKVILTEGNYLLLDRPEWQEVRSRCTEVWYCEPDEELRVRRLVERHVRFGKSPEEAAAWVRDVDEGNARLVQETKARADVVVRPAWH, from the coding sequence GTGAACGGTTCCATTCAGCTTCCCGAAGGGCTGGCCGAGCGGCTCACCGGATTGGCCAGGACGTCGGCCGGGACGGTCGTCGTCGGCGTCGCCGGTGCCCCGGGAGCTGGAAAGACCACCCTGGCCGAAGCACTGGTCCGCGAGTTGAACGGCGGGGTTCCCGACGTCGAGCAGCACCGCTTTGCGCACGTGCCGATGGACGGGTTCCACCTTTCGGACCGGGAGCTGACCCGGCTTGGCCTGTTGAACCGCAAGGGCGCCCCGGAAACCTTCGACGCCTATGGCTATGCCGCACTTCTGGAACGGCTCCGCTCCCCGCGGACCGCGGTGGTCTACGCGCCAGGATTTGAGCGGACCCTGGAGCAGCCGCTGGCCGGAGACATTCCGGTGTTCCCGGCCGCGAAGGTGATCCTGACCGAGGGAAACTACCTGTTGCTGGACCGGCCGGAATGGCAGGAGGTCCGCTCCCGGTGCACCGAGGTCTGGTACTGCGAGCCCGACGAAGAGCTGCGCGTCCGGCGGCTGGTGGAACGGCACGTCCGGTTCGGGAAGTCCCCGGAGGAGGCCGCGGCATGGGTGCGGGACGTGGATGAGGGCAACGCGCGGCTGGTCCAGGAGACGAAGGCACGGGCAGACGTCGTCGTCCGCCCGGCGTGGCACTAG
- a CDS encoding SMP-30/gluconolactonase/LRE family protein translates to MDARQTLLEDGASLEQVGTGAVWAEGPIWVPERNAVRYSDVRSNRILEYSETTGELSVYGEDIEFTNGRALDPDGSVVQCSHGRRAIERDRNGTVETLVDRFGTVRFNSPNDVVVKSDGTIWFSDPSYGIDNPAEGHPGELEYGDRYVFRFDPASGELTAVITDIMAPNGLAFSPDESVLYVSDTAEDAVSPYGPAQSAGNPIRAYDVVGGRQAKNGRVFVRVAPGVPDGFRVDTDGNIWSSGGDGVRVFSPSGELLEHIPVPETVSNVCFGGQDGRTLYMTATSSLYRIRTTASDAAAALRANR, encoded by the coding sequence ATGGACGCACGCCAGACACTGCTGGAAGACGGAGCCTCGCTGGAGCAGGTGGGTACTGGCGCGGTCTGGGCCGAGGGTCCCATCTGGGTTCCGGAACGCAATGCCGTGCGCTACAGCGACGTACGCTCCAACCGGATCCTGGAATACAGCGAAACCACCGGCGAACTGAGCGTTTACGGCGAGGACATTGAGTTCACCAACGGCCGCGCCCTGGACCCGGACGGCTCCGTGGTCCAGTGCTCGCACGGGCGCCGGGCCATTGAACGCGACCGCAACGGCACCGTGGAAACCCTGGTGGACCGCTTTGGCACCGTCCGGTTCAACTCCCCGAACGACGTCGTCGTGAAGTCCGACGGCACCATCTGGTTCTCGGATCCCTCCTACGGGATCGATAACCCGGCCGAAGGCCACCCCGGTGAACTGGAATACGGCGACCGGTACGTGTTCCGCTTCGACCCCGCCAGCGGTGAGCTGACCGCGGTGATTACCGACATCATGGCCCCCAACGGGCTGGCGTTCTCCCCCGACGAGTCCGTCCTCTACGTCTCCGACACTGCCGAGGACGCCGTCTCCCCCTACGGCCCGGCGCAGTCCGCGGGCAACCCGATCCGCGCGTACGACGTCGTCGGCGGCCGGCAGGCGAAGAACGGCCGGGTCTTCGTGCGCGTTGCCCCCGGCGTACCCGACGGGTTCCGCGTGGATACGGACGGGAACATCTGGTCTTCCGGCGGCGACGGCGTACGCGTCTTCTCGCCGTCCGGTGAACTGCTTGAACACATTCCGGTGCCTGAAACCGTCAGCAACGTCTGCTTCGGCGGACAGGACGGCCGGACCCTGTATATGACGGCCACCTCCAGCCTGTACCGGATCCGCACCACGGCCAGCGACGCCGCGGCGGCCCTTCGGGCTAACCGGTAG
- a CDS encoding sugar diacid recognition domain-containing protein produces MSAPLGSALAQRVVDRISPTLHHNVNVMDAAGLIIASRDASRIGTLHAGAREAAATGKPVVIRPSAERDGMRAGVNCPIELDGAVVGVVGLTGAPDVVMPLADVVVLTIRLLLERDREMDSTALREARDRELLARLVNGGSPSASLEQELAAGSPALPGPWRLAAVLDRTAAGPPAHRLPVRSGPVGDLVSRSGRYRSASFQGALWILLPAHDAGALSTAASDSGSVLLLGDACTGTESLQSAARSLGLLVARPEILPTASAVLHLRELSAELAVACMPRETAGHLASRIADLTDTQRTTLSAFLDAGGSFSEVSRVLYAHRNTVIQRLDRIAEVTQLNPRNAHQALTLRLGLVAARL; encoded by the coding sequence ATGTCAGCGCCGCTAGGCAGTGCATTGGCGCAACGCGTCGTGGACCGCATCTCCCCCACGCTTCACCACAACGTCAACGTCATGGACGCAGCGGGACTCATCATCGCCTCGCGGGACGCCTCCCGCATCGGGACACTGCACGCGGGTGCCCGGGAGGCCGCAGCCACGGGGAAACCCGTCGTCATCCGGCCCTCCGCGGAACGCGACGGCATGCGGGCCGGTGTGAACTGTCCGATTGAACTCGACGGTGCCGTTGTTGGGGTGGTCGGCCTGACCGGCGCCCCCGACGTGGTGATGCCACTGGCGGACGTCGTGGTCCTGACCATCCGGCTGCTGCTCGAGCGCGACCGGGAGATGGACAGTACCGCGTTGCGTGAGGCGCGGGACAGGGAACTGCTCGCGCGCCTGGTCAACGGCGGCTCCCCGTCGGCCTCCCTGGAACAGGAGCTGGCGGCGGGTTCCCCAGCCCTGCCTGGACCGTGGCGACTGGCCGCCGTCCTGGACCGCACCGCCGCAGGTCCGCCCGCCCACCGGCTCCCTGTCCGTTCCGGCCCGGTCGGTGATCTGGTGTCCCGGTCGGGCCGCTACCGTTCGGCTTCGTTCCAGGGTGCCCTCTGGATTCTGCTGCCAGCCCACGACGCCGGAGCGCTCAGCACCGCGGCATCGGATAGCGGCTCGGTGCTGCTGCTGGGCGATGCCTGCACCGGGACGGAGTCGCTTCAATCGGCCGCGAGGTCCCTCGGCCTCCTGGTTGCCCGCCCGGAGATCCTTCCCACGGCATCCGCCGTCCTCCACCTTCGGGAGTTAAGCGCCGAACTTGCCGTGGCCTGCATGCCCCGTGAAACTGCCGGGCACCTGGCCTCCCGCATAGCTGACCTGACCGACACCCAGAGGACAACGCTGTCCGCTTTCCTGGACGCCGGCGGGTCCTTCTCCGAGGTTTCCCGCGTCCTCTACGCACACCGGAACACCGTCATCCAGAGACTCGACCGCATTGCGGAGGTGACGCAGCTGAACCCCCGGAACGCACATCAGGCGTTGACGCTGCGGCTAGGTCTGGTGGCTGCACGTCTATAA
- a CDS encoding glycerate kinase: MPNSRPPVIVVAPDSFKGSVSAAGAAAAMARGARLVFGAAAEIVELPMADGGEGTLDALLATWHRPPLSTATTDALGRPKAARYGSSADGRVGIIEAAEGNGLPGVSDVPLQPLRADSHGVGTIAKRLLDDGAEEILLCIGGSASTDGGTGLLTALGARFLDAAGNPAAPGGGGLTSICSVDKSGLHPRAATVQWRIAVDVDNPLCGERGAAAVFGPQKGAGPADIELLDAGLANLARVLADLAAETRPPTEGKSSRQGPPYLSTPGFGAAGGLPLALVALLGAETVPGAQLVADAVGLDAALARADVVLTGEGCLDTQSLGGKVVDAVRRLAPASAPVLVVAGTVQLSAAQCREAGITAAVSIARGASTLPELTAAADTLIEDAAAHMCSVLAFDSAAPRSLGLHEKS; this comes from the coding sequence GTGCCAAATTCCCGCCCACCCGTAATTGTCGTCGCGCCCGATTCGTTTAAGGGCAGCGTTTCCGCCGCCGGTGCCGCCGCAGCCATGGCCCGCGGCGCGCGATTGGTGTTCGGAGCGGCTGCCGAGATCGTTGAGCTGCCAATGGCCGACGGCGGCGAGGGGACACTCGACGCACTGCTGGCAACCTGGCACCGCCCGCCGTTGAGCACGGCGACTACCGACGCGCTGGGACGCCCGAAGGCGGCCCGCTACGGCAGCTCTGCAGACGGCCGAGTCGGCATCATCGAAGCCGCCGAGGGAAACGGTCTCCCTGGTGTTTCGGACGTTCCCCTGCAGCCGCTGCGGGCGGACAGCCACGGCGTAGGCACTATCGCCAAGCGGCTTCTGGATGACGGCGCCGAGGAGATCCTGCTGTGCATTGGCGGTTCGGCCAGCACAGACGGCGGAACCGGCCTGCTCACAGCCTTGGGGGCACGCTTTCTGGACGCAGCCGGCAATCCCGCAGCGCCAGGCGGCGGCGGGCTCACCAGTATCTGCTCCGTCGACAAGTCCGGCCTGCATCCGCGTGCGGCCACCGTGCAGTGGAGGATCGCCGTCGACGTGGACAATCCCCTGTGCGGGGAACGAGGAGCGGCGGCGGTTTTCGGGCCACAGAAGGGTGCAGGCCCGGCGGACATCGAGTTGCTTGACGCCGGTCTCGCCAACCTCGCCCGGGTCCTTGCCGACCTCGCTGCAGAAACCCGGCCACCGACGGAGGGCAAGTCCAGCCGTCAGGGCCCACCCTATCTCTCCACCCCCGGTTTCGGTGCTGCCGGCGGCCTGCCGTTGGCGCTGGTGGCCCTGCTCGGAGCAGAAACCGTTCCGGGAGCGCAACTGGTGGCAGACGCGGTCGGTCTCGACGCCGCCTTGGCGCGCGCCGACGTCGTCCTGACCGGTGAAGGCTGCCTGGATACACAGTCGCTGGGCGGCAAAGTGGTAGACGCCGTCCGCCGCCTCGCGCCGGCGTCCGCCCCCGTCCTTGTGGTCGCCGGAACCGTCCAGCTCAGCGCGGCGCAGTGCCGGGAGGCCGGCATCACCGCGGCAGTGTCCATCGCCCGGGGAGCCTCAACGCTCCCCGAACTTACGGCCGCTGCGGACACCCTCATTGAGGACGCCGCCGCCCACATGTGCTCCGTGCTTGCGTTCGACTCCGCCGCACCAAGGAGTTTGGGACTTCACGAAAAGTCGTGA
- a CDS encoding GntP family permease has product MIDLLILLLLVIGIVAVTAKLKISPFLALLAAAFIGALAFRLPVEEIIPTITTAFGNTMGNIGLVILFGTMIGVILERSGGAIAMADALIKVLGTRFPTLTMSIIGYIVSIPVFCDSGYIILNSLKKAMAERAKVSLVAMSIALMTGLYATHTMVPPTPGPLAAASNLNVVDSLGLLIALGLVVAAISAGAALLFANRFLNKDVELLPVPAEEADVSYEDLRTQYGKLPSAFMAFLPILLPIALICLSSIAKLPGAPMGSGGLAATVNFVGTPVVALALGLGAAVFLLRGKGKLESFNTQITDSIVLAAPILLITSAGAAFGGVLGKSSITTFLSDNLATLGLGIAVPFVISAALKTAQGSSTVAMVTTSAMLLPLLEPLGLAGGAGPVLAVLAVGAGAMVVSHANDSYFWVVSQFSRIPTATAYRTLTPATAVQGVAGFAAVWVLSLLLL; this is encoded by the coding sequence ATGATTGATCTGCTGATATTGCTGCTGCTGGTGATCGGCATTGTCGCCGTCACCGCGAAGCTGAAAATCTCTCCATTCCTCGCCCTCCTCGCAGCCGCCTTCATCGGGGCATTGGCGTTTCGCCTGCCGGTCGAGGAAATCATCCCGACCATTACGACGGCGTTCGGCAACACCATGGGCAACATCGGCCTGGTGATCCTTTTCGGCACGATGATCGGCGTCATTCTTGAGCGGTCCGGCGGCGCGATTGCCATGGCTGACGCACTGATCAAGGTCCTGGGGACGCGGTTTCCCACCCTGACCATGAGCATCATCGGCTACATCGTGTCCATCCCCGTGTTCTGCGATTCCGGGTACATCATCCTCAACTCGCTTAAGAAAGCCATGGCTGAACGGGCCAAGGTGTCCCTGGTCGCCATGTCGATAGCGTTGATGACCGGCCTGTATGCCACTCACACAATGGTTCCGCCCACTCCGGGCCCGCTGGCCGCCGCGTCCAACCTGAATGTGGTGGACAGCCTGGGCCTGCTGATTGCCCTCGGCCTCGTGGTGGCCGCAATTTCGGCGGGGGCCGCCCTGCTCTTCGCCAACCGGTTCCTGAACAAGGACGTTGAACTGCTGCCCGTTCCCGCCGAAGAGGCGGACGTGAGCTACGAGGATCTGCGGACCCAGTACGGAAAGCTGCCGAGCGCCTTCATGGCCTTCCTGCCGATCCTGCTGCCCATTGCGCTCATCTGCCTGTCCTCGATAGCCAAGCTGCCCGGCGCGCCCATGGGTAGCGGCGGCCTGGCCGCAACCGTGAATTTTGTCGGCACCCCCGTGGTGGCTCTGGCGCTCGGCCTGGGGGCGGCGGTGTTCCTGCTGCGCGGCAAGGGCAAGCTCGAGTCCTTCAATACCCAGATCACGGATTCCATCGTGCTGGCAGCCCCCATCCTGCTGATCACCAGTGCCGGGGCAGCCTTCGGCGGGGTGCTGGGGAAGAGTTCAATCACCACTTTCCTGTCCGACAACCTTGCAACACTGGGTCTTGGCATTGCGGTGCCGTTCGTGATCTCCGCGGCGCTGAAGACCGCGCAGGGGTCCTCCACGGTTGCCATGGTGACGACGTCGGCCATGCTCCTGCCGCTGCTGGAGCCGCTGGGACTGGCCGGTGGTGCAGGTCCCGTCCTCGCGGTGCTCGCCGTCGGTGCCGGTGCCATGGTGGTGTCACACGCCAACGACTCGTACTTCTGGGTGGTCTCCCAGTTCAGCCGCATTCCGACGGCCACCGCGTACCGCACGCTGACACCGGCCACCGCCGTACAGGGCGTTGCCGGCTTTGCAGCGGTATGGGTCCTGAGCCTGCTTCTGCTCTAA